The genomic interval CCGCCTGCTATGAGCGTATGGCAGCCAACATGGCGCTAAACCCTGGCTCCAATTATGCTGTATATCAATCAGCCATAGGTGATAAGCAAGGCACGGTCAGCATGGATGATGTTAAGGGCAGACCAAGGATCACCAGTGCAGGCAAGGTCAAGGATGGCGGCATCATACCAATGAGCACCATAGACAGCATGGTATTTACCCACCCA from Candidatus Obscuribacterales bacterium carries:
- a CDS encoding FkbM family methyltransferase, whose protein sequence is ACYERMAANMALNPGSNYAVYQSAIGDKQGTVSMDDVKGRPRITSAGKVKDGGIIPMSTIDSMVFTHPVKAIKIDVEGYELSALKGTRGTLEAYHPLVIAEALDDQAENALREYMQGLGYHVRKADDRNLIFTHA